The following coding sequences lie in one Lolium perenne isolate Kyuss_39 chromosome 2, Kyuss_2.0, whole genome shotgun sequence genomic window:
- the LOC127331925 gene encoding NADH dehydrogenase [ubiquinone] 1 alpha subcomplex subunit 6 — MAFIQRAVKVPPNSASLEEARHRVFDFFRQACRSIPSVMEIYNLDDVVTPAQLRSSISQQIRRNKGVSDPKVIDMLLFNGMEELNNITEHAKQRHHIIGQYVVGHKGLVQDLDSKDQGSSEFLKKFYTSNY; from the exons ATGGCGTTCATCCAGCGCGCGGTGAAGGTGCCGCCGAACTCGGCGTCGCTGGAGGAGGCGCGGCACCGCGTCTTCGACTTCTTCAGGCAGGCGTGCCGCTCCATCCCCTCCGTCATGGAGATCTACAACCTCGACGACGTCGTCACCCCCGCCCAGCTCCGCTCCAGCATCTCCCAGCAGATCCGCAGGAACAAGGGCGTCTCCGACCCTAAG GTCATTGATATGCTTCTCTTCAACGGGATGGAGGAGCTGAACAACATTACTGAGCACGCGAAGCAGCGCCACCACATCATCGGCCAGTATGTGGTTGGACATAAGGGTCTGGTGCAGGACCTGGACTCCAAGGACCAAGGGAGCTCTGAGTTCCTTAAGAAATTCTACACCAGCAATTACTAG